In Polaribacter sp. Hel_I_88, the following proteins share a genomic window:
- a CDS encoding transposase: MEALDKENDVIEKAQCQSLKYTPKLFKNGDTLKQLLARSRYLLYKTSSKCTKNQTDRAKILFELYPDIEKAYQLCQNLSWIYNQTKDKTLALIRLAKWDEKVRQAQFKSFNSIARTMSIHYKNILNYFDNRSTNASAESFNAKIKAFRAQFRGIRNNEFFLFRLTNIYA, from the coding sequence TTGGAAGCCTTAGATAAAGAAAATGATGTCATAGAAAAAGCACAATGTCAATCTTTAAAATACACACCAAAACTATTTAAAAACGGAGATACGCTAAAACAACTACTAGCCAGAAGTAGATATTTACTTTATAAAACATCCTCAAAATGTACTAAAAATCAGACAGATAGAGCTAAAATACTTTTTGAACTGTATCCAGATATAGAAAAAGCATATCAGCTTTGCCAAAATTTATCTTGGATTTACAATCAAACTAAAGACAAAACTTTAGCTTTAATTAGGCTTGCTAAATGGGATGAGAAAGTAAGACAAGCACAGTTTAAAAGTTTTAATAGTATTGCTAGAACAATGTCGATTCACTATAAAAATATTCTAAACTACTTTGATAACAGAAGTACAAACGCTTCAGCAGAATCTTTTAATGCAAAAATAAAAGCATTTAGAGCTCAGTTTAGAGGCATTAGAAATAATGAATTCTTCCTTTTTAGACTAACTAATATTTATGCGTAA
- a CDS encoding transposase: MLFAKNIGEYLSIDETAFSNGDLYTILTNKKAKGKKGALIGMVKGTKAENVIKILEKIPLKQRKKVNEVTLDMSGNICLIVKKSFPQTTQVIDRSLVQKLALDALQEIRIKHRWKP, translated from the coding sequence TTGTTATTTGCTAAAAATATTGGAGAATATCTCTCCATAGATGAAACTGCTTTTTCTAATGGAGATTTATACACGATTCTCACAAATAAAAAAGCCAAAGGGAAAAAAGGAGCATTAATAGGTATGGTTAAAGGAACTAAAGCTGAAAATGTCATCAAAATACTTGAGAAAATCCCATTAAAACAAAGAAAAAAAGTAAATGAGGTTACTTTGGACATGTCTGGAAATATATGTTTAATCGTCAAAAAATCATTTCCACAAACCACTCAGGTTATCGATAGATCTCTAGTGCAGAAGTTAGCTTTAGATGCACTTCAAGAAATTAGAATTAAACATCGTTGGAAGCCTTAG
- a CDS encoding sodium/sugar symporter produces the protein MTASFEILDYIIFIAYAILILGVGLWVSRDKKGHQKNAEDYFLASKSLPWWAIGASLIAANISAEQFIGMSGSGFASGLAIASYEWMAALTLIIVGKYFLPIFIEKGLYTIPEFVEKRYSTNLKTILAVFWIALYVFVNLTTVLYLGSLALETIMGIPMMYGVAGLALFAAAYSLYGGLSAVAWTDVIQVVFLVIGGLVTTYLALNTVSDGQGMFAGLTTIYEAVPERFAMILDESNPEYKNLPGIAVLVGGMWVANLYYWGFNQYIIQRTLAAKSLKEAQKGILFAAGLKLVIPLIVVIPGIAAYVMVNDPDIMARLGMAGLENLPSTEQADKAYPWLLQFLPTGLKGVAFAALAAAIVSSLASMLNSTSTIFTMDIYKQYINKNASDKATVNMGRISAGVALVIACIMAPLLGNLDQAFQFIQEYTGVVSPGILAVFMLGLFWKKTTNKGAIFGALISIPIAMYFKVAPKGWSTSSLFVDVPFMHQMGYTVVLTMIVIAIYSYLQHKGADDEKGIDISKAMFKTSPLFNIGSFAVMLILVVLYSVFWN, from the coding sequence ATGACAGCAAGTTTTGAAATATTAGATTACATTATCTTTATAGCTTATGCTATATTAATTTTAGGTGTAGGATTATGGGTTTCTAGAGATAAAAAAGGACACCAAAAAAATGCAGAAGATTACTTTTTAGCTAGTAAATCGTTGCCTTGGTGGGCAATTGGCGCTTCTTTAATTGCTGCTAATATTTCTGCAGAACAATTTATTGGAATGTCTGGCTCTGGCTTTGCCTCTGGTCTAGCCATTGCTAGTTACGAATGGATGGCTGCCTTAACTCTAATTATTGTAGGAAAATATTTTCTACCCATTTTTATTGAAAAAGGGTTGTACACCATTCCTGAGTTTGTTGAAAAACGATACTCTACCAATCTAAAAACCATCTTAGCGGTTTTCTGGATTGCTTTGTATGTTTTTGTAAATCTTACTACTGTTTTGTATTTAGGTTCTCTTGCTTTAGAGACCATTATGGGAATCCCAATGATGTATGGAGTTGCAGGCTTAGCGCTCTTTGCAGCTGCTTATTCTTTATATGGTGGATTGTCTGCAGTGGCTTGGACAGATGTGATTCAAGTTGTATTTCTAGTAATTGGTGGTTTGGTAACCACTTACTTGGCTTTAAATACAGTTTCTGACGGACAAGGAATGTTTGCAGGATTAACTACCATTTACGAAGCTGTTCCTGAACGTTTTGCTATGATTTTAGACGAATCTAATCCTGAGTACAAAAACCTACCTGGTATTGCTGTACTTGTAGGGGGTATGTGGGTTGCCAATTTGTATTACTGGGGTTTTAACCAATACATTATTCAAAGAACTTTGGCGGCTAAATCGTTAAAAGAAGCCCAGAAAGGTATTTTGTTCGCAGCTGGTTTAAAATTAGTGATTCCGTTAATTGTGGTAATTCCAGGAATTGCAGCCTATGTAATGGTTAATGATCCTGATATTATGGCACGATTAGGTATGGCTGGTTTAGAAAACTTACCAAGTACAGAGCAAGCAGATAAAGCCTATCCTTGGTTATTGCAATTTTTACCAACAGGCTTAAAAGGGGTCGCATTTGCTGCGTTAGCCGCTGCTATTGTATCCTCATTAGCTTCGATGTTAAACTCAACGTCTACCATTTTTACAATGGATATTTACAAGCAATACATCAATAAAAATGCGAGTGATAAGGCCACAGTAAATATGGGTAGAATTTCTGCAGGAGTTGCTTTGGTGATTGCTTGTATTATGGCGCCTTTATTAGGAAATCTAGACCAAGCTTTCCAATTTATTCAAGAATATACAGGAGTTGTAAGTCCGGGTATTTTAGCCGTATTTATGTTGGGCTTATTCTGGAAAAAAACAACCAACAAAGGAGCCATTTTTGGTGCATTAATATCAATACCAATTGCGATGTACTTTAAAGTGGCACCAAAAGGATGGTCTACAAGTTCATTATTTGTAGATGTTCCGTTTATGCATCAAATGGGGTATACGGTTGTATTAACAATGATTGTGATTGCCATTTACAGTTACCTGCAACATAAAGGTGCTGACGACGAAAAAGGAATTGATATTTCTAAAGCAATGTTTAAAACGAGTCCGCTATTTAATATTGGTTCGTTTGCAGTAATGCTAATTTTAGTGGTACTGTATAGTGTATTCTGGAATTAG
- a CDS encoding T9SS type A sorting domain-containing protein, whose amino-acid sequence MKKGLLLLFLTVMTITVNAQATIESTTAGGSGNDWEIGTTWVGGVVPSPTDNVIINNTVRLNEVDVTIANITVAETGRLLLNTRSALTITGNLVNNRSGGVKFNNNQTEEMASLIIQGAVSGTGNIQAQYKLASAADPGRWYLMGVPVSGGTLTDFIAASTLRTNVGGENSIGVYDGNADPKYDYFTDAEAVGINLIDGKGYAVSVAVGSNEFIEINGQYNSAASVDISISDAGDGFNLLGNPYAAFLYANPDGDATNNLLTANSGVLEENTIWLYDSATSAFITRNLGDTGFDLATYQGFFVKAASGGGTFTFTEAMQTHNNSGSVFYKSANNRFEIDFKITDGENNSNASIRYIEGTTTGWDNGYDSSTFTGYATGNLEIATQLVANNVGKNLAIQSLPNQNLEATVIPLSITAEADKEVTISAAIKNVPEGINVYLEDREANTFTVLDVANPTFTFTPSKALSGAGRFYLHTKAGSALSTDTATLDNVSIFNTTNNTLKIIGLQSGNTSVKMFNILGKQVLTTSFDCNGAKEIALPNVSRGVYVVQVNNNNGKLSKKIILE is encoded by the coding sequence ATGAAAAAAGGATTACTCTTATTATTTTTAACAGTAATGACTATTACTGTAAACGCTCAGGCTACCATAGAAAGTACTACTGCTGGTGGATCGGGGAATGATTGGGAAATTGGTACAACTTGGGTTGGTGGCGTAGTGCCTAGTCCTACAGATAATGTAATTATCAATAACACAGTTCGTCTTAACGAAGTTGATGTTACTATAGCGAATATTACTGTAGCAGAAACCGGTAGATTGCTTTTAAACACGCGAAGTGCTTTAACGATTACTGGCAATTTAGTCAATAATAGAAGTGGGGGTGTGAAATTTAATAATAATCAGACTGAAGAAATGGCTTCCCTAATCATACAAGGAGCAGTATCAGGTACAGGGAATATACAAGCACAATACAAACTAGCCAGTGCTGCAGATCCTGGTAGATGGTATTTAATGGGAGTGCCAGTTTCTGGTGGTACTCTTACAGATTTTATAGCTGCTAGTACCTTAAGAACAAACGTGGGTGGAGAAAATTCTATAGGTGTATACGATGGTAATGCAGATCCAAAGTATGATTACTTTACGGATGCTGAAGCTGTGGGTATTAACCTTATAGATGGCAAGGGGTACGCAGTCTCAGTGGCTGTTGGCTCGAACGAATTTATAGAAATTAATGGACAGTACAACAGTGCAGCTAGTGTAGATATTTCAATTTCAGATGCTGGAGATGGTTTTAACTTGTTAGGTAATCCCTATGCTGCTTTCTTATATGCTAATCCAGATGGTGATGCCACCAATAATTTGTTAACTGCCAATAGTGGAGTTTTAGAAGAAAATACGATTTGGTTATACGACTCTGCAACGAGTGCATTTATCACAAGAAATTTAGGAGATACCGGTTTTGATCTTGCAACCTATCAAGGGTTTTTTGTAAAAGCAGCATCAGGTGGTGGTACATTTACATTTACAGAAGCAATGCAAACGCATAATAACTCAGGGAGTGTTTTTTACAAATCAGCAAACAACAGGTTTGAAATCGATTTTAAAATAACAGATGGCGAAAATAATTCTAACGCTTCAATAAGATACATAGAAGGTACAACCACAGGTTGGGACAATGGGTATGACAGTTCTACATTTACGGGCTATGCTACTGGTAATTTAGAAATAGCTACACAATTAGTGGCAAACAATGTTGGTAAAAATTTAGCCATACAATCGTTGCCAAATCAAAATTTAGAAGCAACCGTAATTCCGTTAAGCATCACTGCAGAAGCTGACAAAGAAGTTACCATTTCTGCAGCTATAAAAAACGTTCCAGAAGGCATTAACGTTTATTTAGAAGATAGAGAGGCAAATACCTTTACTGTATTAGATGTCGCGAATCCTACGTTTACTTTTACACCAAGTAAAGCTTTAAGTGGTGCAGGTCGTTTTTATTTGCATACAAAAGCAGGGTCTGCTTTAAGTACAGATACAGCAACATTAGATAATGTGTCAATTTTTAATACAACTAACAATACCTTAAAAATTATTGGTTTACAAAGTGGCAACACTTCTGTAAAGATGTTTAATATCTTAGGAAAACAAGTGCTAACTACTTCTTTCGATTGCAATGGCGCTAAAGAAATTGCATTGCCAAATGTAAGCAGAGGCGTGTATGTTGTTCAAGTAAACAATAACAACGGAAAACTAAGTAAAAAAATTATTTTAGAATAA
- a CDS encoding T9SS type A sorting domain-containing protein, with protein MKSYKYYLMLIVLLFGSKLVHGQIEAVPISYYGTWDRGGGVDDYADPKNDYIIGIEVMMNWDDVQLAPPTGDPAIDYDFSAFQNALQNAANHDKIVKLSINVGPDSPLWIYENGVPNVEMQEVLKPKWSNWPHYLNENYKSYYFELLNQFSIFLRTLPDNLFSRIAFVQVKTGATGDEDPYKGDPINLEYEIDDANWTAFRLEAYQIFKELFNDVDDRKIVLTFNAIDEDKFPTVRDWVFNTIDPEIGFGIKGGFGNRGHHLVGERSWAEKWTPYLVNPKGLKLFSASEMDQSWNMPIFNINTELGFYWSALGAMYSGLSSMNVSKTAILYAYDHEEIRDIFKMYNKYSKQVFPKTATTVVSVFHEGLDASNVEKFPESTYGNARRLNVERYKKIAEAYKDRGAAMGDTLVIKFGQVEQRRQQEDYNDVGWDIVEGNYERFLTQINPDSTSIALFRVRGKIDSLSSKYDRFARSFEHTANREKDTMYFKFHEDLFIQTQPKKLTFTVTWLDSIAGSTWALQYKNKAGSITQIQKTSIGDWQWKSEVFVIEDLMTGGVGTNGADFMLVNTDDKNDIFNGIEIDIERNPIPTISSVKDGDWSDPTTWDTGVVPTMNDNVLISHQVRVFSENNQANDVTINNPDGLLLINVQKSLTIHGNLVNNDAIRFNNNGIGQEMGTVILKGTYSGGNVTVNYKASLPNEDNWFLIGSPLQDVAISDFIANSSTIRKNASLENSIGFYNDSKPQGAKYTYFTDEAALEAGNFTYGKGYAALIDAPGGVESDNKFQFKGLFNTSDVAIKISDAGNGFNLLGNPYTTFLFANIDGNETDNILSYNASVLEENTLWLYESSTGAMLTKNLGDTGFEIAPIQGFFVKAKIGGGTDQNFRITEAMQTHNTSGSVFYKSAYNKRFQIDLKITEGQNSSSTSIRYIAGTTTDWDNGYDSSTFNGDANLEIATQLVTNNNGKNLAIQSLPNTAFETAVIPISIIADANKEITISAAIQNLPNGHYVFVEDREANKFTELNDNNPSFSFKPDTVVSGAGRFYLHTTSAVLNIDSEVVENVAIYTTDTSTLKIIGLQSGNTDVKIFSTLGKKVAETFFHSNGAKEIALSNLCRGIYIVQVNTKSKTIRKKVILEL; from the coding sequence ATGAAATCTTATAAATATTATTTAATGCTGATAGTATTGCTATTCGGCTCAAAACTAGTACACGGCCAAATAGAGGCAGTACCTATTAGTTATTACGGTACTTGGGATAGAGGTGGAGGTGTTGACGACTATGCAGACCCTAAAAACGATTATATTATAGGTATAGAAGTAATGATGAATTGGGATGATGTGCAACTTGCACCCCCAACAGGAGATCCAGCAATTGATTATGATTTTTCCGCATTTCAAAATGCTTTGCAAAATGCAGCTAACCACGATAAAATTGTAAAATTAAGCATTAATGTAGGGCCAGATTCTCCATTATGGATCTATGAAAATGGAGTTCCTAATGTAGAAATGCAAGAGGTATTAAAGCCAAAATGGTCTAATTGGCCTCATTATTTAAATGAAAATTATAAATCGTATTATTTTGAATTGCTTAATCAGTTTTCAATATTTTTAAGAACCTTACCAGATAATTTGTTTAGTAGAATAGCCTTTGTTCAGGTAAAAACGGGTGCCACAGGAGATGAAGATCCTTATAAAGGAGATCCAATAAATTTAGAATATGAAATAGATGATGCTAATTGGACAGCTTTTCGATTAGAAGCCTATCAGATATTTAAAGAATTATTTAACGATGTAGATGACAGAAAAATTGTGTTAACCTTTAATGCAATTGATGAAGATAAATTCCCTACGGTTCGAGACTGGGTTTTTAATACAATAGACCCCGAAATTGGTTTCGGAATTAAGGGTGGCTTTGGAAATAGAGGACATCATTTAGTTGGAGAAAGATCATGGGCAGAAAAATGGACACCTTATTTGGTAAATCCCAAAGGCTTAAAGTTATTTTCAGCATCAGAAATGGATCAGTCTTGGAATATGCCTATTTTTAATATCAATACAGAATTAGGTTTTTATTGGTCTGCTCTTGGCGCCATGTATTCTGGTCTTTCTTCTATGAACGTTTCTAAAACAGCCATTTTATATGCTTATGATCATGAAGAAATTAGAGATATCTTTAAGATGTATAACAAATATTCCAAACAAGTATTTCCTAAAACAGCAACAACCGTAGTTTCTGTTTTTCATGAAGGTTTAGATGCGTCTAACGTAGAAAAATTTCCTGAATCAACGTATGGAAATGCCAGGAGATTAAATGTAGAACGCTATAAAAAAATTGCTGAAGCCTATAAAGATAGAGGTGCTGCAATGGGCGATACCTTAGTAATAAAATTTGGTCAGGTAGAACAACGTCGGCAACAAGAGGATTATAATGATGTTGGTTGGGATATTGTAGAAGGAAATTATGAACGTTTTTTAACACAAATAAATCCAGATAGCACTTCAATAGCATTGTTTAGAGTTCGAGGTAAAATAGACTCACTTTCTTCAAAGTACGATCGTTTTGCGCGATCTTTTGAGCATACTGCAAACAGAGAAAAAGACACCATGTACTTTAAATTTCATGAAGATCTTTTTATACAAACCCAACCGAAAAAATTAACCTTTACAGTTACTTGGTTAGATAGTATTGCAGGCTCTACATGGGCTTTGCAATACAAAAACAAAGCAGGATCAATAACACAAATTCAAAAAACAAGTATTGGCGATTGGCAATGGAAAAGCGAAGTTTTTGTCATAGAAGATTTAATGACAGGAGGCGTTGGCACTAATGGGGCTGATTTTATGCTGGTAAATACAGATGATAAAAACGATATTTTTAACGGTATTGAAATAGATATTGAGCGAAATCCGATTCCTACAATTAGCTCAGTCAAAGATGGCGATTGGTCAGACCCCACAACATGGGACACAGGTGTTGTACCTACAATGAATGATAATGTTCTGATCAGTCATCAAGTACGTGTTTTTTCTGAGAATAATCAAGCTAATGACGTTACCATAAATAACCCAGATGGTTTGTTGCTCATTAATGTTCAAAAGTCATTAACCATTCATGGCAATTTAGTAAATAACGATGCCATACGATTCAATAACAACGGTATTGGGCAAGAAATGGGTACTGTTATTTTAAAAGGCACCTATAGTGGAGGTAATGTAACTGTAAATTATAAGGCTTCATTACCAAACGAAGATAATTGGTTTTTAATAGGCTCACCTTTGCAAGATGTTGCTATCTCAGACTTTATTGCAAATAGTAGCACAATAAGAAAGAATGCCAGTTTAGAAAATTCAATAGGTTTCTATAATGATTCAAAACCTCAAGGTGCTAAGTATACGTATTTTACAGATGAAGCTGCGTTAGAAGCCGGTAATTTTACATATGGTAAAGGTTATGCTGCCCTAATAGATGCTCCAGGTGGCGTCGAATCGGATAATAAATTTCAATTTAAAGGACTCTTTAACACTTCAGATGTTGCAATTAAAATATCAGATGCAGGAAACGGTTTTAATTTGTTAGGTAATCCATACACTACTTTCTTGTTCGCAAATATTGATGGAAATGAAACTGATAATATATTAAGCTATAATGCTTCAGTTTTAGAAGAAAATACACTTTGGTTGTATGAAAGTTCTACTGGTGCTATGTTAACAAAAAATTTAGGCGATACTGGTTTTGAGATTGCACCCATTCAAGGTTTTTTTGTGAAAGCCAAAATCGGTGGAGGTACAGATCAAAATTTTAGAATTACAGAAGCTATGCAAACACACAATACATCAGGGAGTGTTTTTTATAAGTCAGCTTATAACAAAAGATTTCAAATCGATTTAAAAATTACAGAGGGTCAAAATAGTTCATCAACCTCAATAAGATACATAGCAGGCACTACAACTGATTGGGATAATGGATATGATAGTTCTACTTTTAATGGTGATGCGAATCTAGAAATAGCAACACAACTCGTTACCAATAATAATGGTAAAAATTTAGCGATACAATCCTTGCCAAATACAGCTTTTGAGACTGCCGTTATTCCGATAAGTATTATTGCTGATGCAAACAAGGAAATTACAATTTCTGCAGCAATACAAAACCTACCAAATGGACATTATGTGTTTGTAGAAGACAGAGAAGCAAATAAATTTACAGAATTAAATGACAACAATCCTTCTTTTTCTTTCAAACCCGATACTGTTGTAAGCGGTGCTGGGCGTTTTTATCTTCATACCACCTCAGCTGTCTTAAATATAGATTCAGAAGTAGTAGAAAATGTTGCCATTTACACAACTGATACAAGTACACTAAAAATTATTGGTTTGCAAAGTGGAAATACCGATGTAAAGATTTTTTCTACCTTAGGAAAAAAAGTGGCAGAGACTTTTTTCCATAGCAATGGTGCTAAAGAAATTGCATTATCAAATCTATGTAGAGGTATTTATATTGTTCAAGTAAATACTAAGAGTAAAACGATACGTAAAAAAGTAATTCTAGAATTATAA
- a CDS encoding T9SS type A sorting domain-containing protein: protein MRSLLPILVMCFVTISIYAQTKKNVIPITNQDFEMGGNLEGETDANTGITSYKSLIGFTFSTTGNAAIDPDNSGAMLDEGQSNRVLNLNVTSKGLRKDLIMETDPIDITRYDLGEEFTFTWRMKTSEKTKKAADYNIKVIAYDENDNNISSATIVQENEKRGNFKNNPGEYQSIEKVVTVNSNATGGNTAKYIALRIELGKMLVGTITIDDFKLTTTGNYGSKEAVPISYYGSWDRGGAIDDYSDSKYDYILGIEANPHWEEIQPTGPDSFDFSEFQLALDNAYTYNKLVKLSINVGPESPLWIYENGVPLAEGVDENTNEPNWPYYLDQDYKNYYFKLIEEFSLFLRNQPDHIFERIAFIQVKTGATGDEAPYKGTPDDSQYRITDEDWEKFRIESFEVFKQYFNDVSDRKVVLLFNNVDPAKYPEVYNWLMTEIDPEIGFGIKGGAYNRGHHLSDEQTFKEQWLPYLVNPKGMKLFSASEMDQSWQKPIFSINTELSFYWAILSAINTGVSTTNITGSAVNYIYEHDEIRDIYKMYNKYAQQVYPQKATAAISVLHEGLNSANTEKFSVSTYGVANKRNTDRYEAICNVYAAGRGAKMDDLVAATKGQVYQRKESQTGYNDSGWGIAEGNYERFLYQIKPDSTSIGLFRVRGEIDATSSKYDRFARSFENSTGKNTMYFKFDDEMFIETLPASLSFTITWLDKNAGSTWALKYKDGTIDKTALEITGQGTNEWKTEQVTINDISVGGTGLNGSDFTLVNTDAVDDIFHGIEVDIVRGDYITSSRSVSEKNIEDTPIQQISMYPNPTNSLVSWNAPGKINKVQVRNITGALVLQANNPTSNTINLESLKSGMYFVKFYQTNKKVVVKKLIKY, encoded by the coding sequence ATGAGAAGTTTATTACCAATTTTAGTAATGTGTTTTGTTACAATTAGCATTTATGCACAAACAAAAAAAAATGTTATTCCTATCACGAATCAAGATTTTGAAATGGGAGGAAATCTCGAAGGAGAAACGGATGCTAATACAGGAATAACTTCTTACAAAAGCCTTATTGGTTTTACCTTTAGTACTACTGGAAATGCTGCTATAGATCCAGATAATAGTGGTGCAATGCTTGATGAAGGGCAATCAAATAGAGTGCTGAATCTTAATGTAACGTCAAAAGGTTTGCGTAAGGACCTCATAATGGAAACAGATCCAATTGATATTACTCGTTACGACTTGGGTGAAGAGTTTACCTTCACTTGGCGTATGAAAACATCAGAAAAAACAAAAAAAGCAGCTGATTATAATATAAAAGTAATAGCGTATGATGAGAATGATAATAATATTTCTTCAGCAACCATTGTGCAAGAAAATGAGAAAAGAGGCAATTTTAAAAACAATCCTGGAGAATATCAATCCATTGAAAAGGTTGTAACTGTAAATTCAAATGCAACAGGAGGAAATACAGCGAAATATATTGCTTTAAGAATAGAACTAGGTAAGATGCTTGTTGGAACCATAACAATAGATGATTTTAAACTGACAACCACTGGTAATTATGGATCAAAAGAAGCAGTACCCATTAGTTATTATGGGTCATGGGATCGAGGAGGTGCGATTGATGATTATTCAGATTCAAAATACGATTATATATTAGGTATAGAAGCAAATCCACATTGGGAGGAGATCCAACCTACAGGTCCAGATAGTTTTGATTTTTCTGAATTTCAATTAGCTCTAGACAACGCGTATACTTATAACAAATTAGTGAAGCTTAGCATCAATGTAGGTCCAGAATCGCCTTTATGGATTTACGAGAACGGTGTGCCTTTAGCAGAAGGTGTCGACGAAAATACTAATGAGCCAAATTGGCCATATTATTTAGATCAAGATTATAAAAACTATTATTTTAAGTTAATAGAAGAATTCTCACTCTTTTTAAGGAATCAACCGGACCATATTTTCGAGCGTATTGCATTTATACAAGTAAAAACAGGTGCTACTGGTGATGAGGCGCCGTATAAAGGAACTCCTGACGATAGTCAATATCGTATTACCGATGAAGATTGGGAAAAATTTCGTATTGAATCATTTGAAGTATTTAAGCAATATTTTAATGATGTAAGTGACCGAAAAGTAGTATTGCTTTTTAATAATGTAGATCCAGCCAAATACCCTGAAGTTTATAATTGGTTAATGACTGAGATAGATCCTGAAATTGGATTTGGAATAAAAGGTGGAGCATATAATAGGGGGCATCATCTAAGTGATGAACAAACCTTTAAAGAACAATGGCTACCTTATTTGGTAAATCCAAAAGGGATGAAACTGTTTTCCGCATCGGAGATGGATCAATCATGGCAAAAGCCCATTTTTAGCATCAATACAGAGTTAAGTTTTTATTGGGCAATTTTGTCAGCTATAAATACAGGCGTATCTACCACCAATATTACAGGTAGTGCTGTGAATTACATTTATGAGCATGATGAAATCAGAGATATTTATAAAATGTACAATAAGTACGCACAGCAAGTATATCCTCAAAAGGCAACAGCGGCTATATCTGTTTTACATGAGGGCCTAAATTCTGCTAATACCGAAAAATTTTCTGTAAGTACTTATGGAGTTGCAAACAAAAGAAATACCGATCGTTATGAAGCCATATGTAATGTATACGCAGCTGGAAGAGGTGCTAAGATGGACGACTTAGTGGCTGCTACAAAGGGTCAGGTATACCAACGTAAGGAGTCACAAACAGGTTATAATGATTCGGGTTGGGGAATAGCTGAAGGTAATTATGAACGGTTTTTGTATCAAATTAAACCAGATAGTACCTCTATTGGTTTGTTTAGAGTACGAGGAGAAATAGATGCCACATCTTCTAAATACGACCGTTTTGCACGATCTTTTGAAAATAGTACGGGTAAAAACACCATGTATTTTAAATTTGATGATGAGATGTTCATAGAAACATTACCAGCTAGCCTATCCTTTACCATTACATGGCTAGATAAAAATGCAGGTTCTACATGGGCGTTAAAATACAAGGATGGTACTATCGATAAAACAGCTCTTGAAATAACAGGCCAAGGCACCAATGAATGGAAGACGGAACAAGTAACCATTAATGATATATCAGTAGGAGGAACAGGATTAAATGGTTCTGATTTTACGCTGGTAAACACAGATGCTGTTGACGATATTTTTCATGGCATAGAGGTAGATATTGTTAGAGGCGATTACATAACCTCTAGCAGGTCTGTTAGTGAAAAAAATATAGAAGATACTCCGATACAGCAAATAAGTATGTATCCTAATCCTACAAATTCTTTAGTGAGTTGGAACGCTCCGGGTAAAATTAATAAAGTTCAAGTTAGAAACATAACAGGTGCATTAGTACTACAAGCAAATAACCCAACTTCTAATACGATTAATTTAGAAAGCTTAAAAAGTGGTATGTATTTTGTTAAGTTTTATCAAACAAATAAAAAAGTTGTAGTAAAAAAACTTATTAAATATTAG